The DNA segment TGCGTACGCGTGCACTGTTGGGCTGCCTGACCTTCGCCAACTTCAGCATTCTCTGGACCTCAATGGCGTTTTTACTGGCCGCCCCGCCGTTCAACTATTCCGAAGGGATGATTGGCCTGTTTGGGCTGGCAGGTGCCGCTGGCGCGCTCGGCGCACGTCCGGCCGGCGGTTTTGCGGATAAAGGACATTCTCACCTCACCACGACCTATGGCCTGCTGTTATTGCTGCTTTCCTGGCTCGCCATTTGGCTGGGACACGCCTCAGTACTGGCGCTGATTGTGGGGATCCTGGTTCTGGATCTCACCGTTCAGGGGGTTCACATCACTAACCAGACGGTGATTTATCGTCTGTATCCAGAGGCACGAAACCGCCTGACCGCCGGGTATATGACCAGTTACTTTATCGGCGGGGCAGCAGGGTCATTGATCTCCGCCTCGGCCTGGCAGCATGCCGGATGGCTGGGTGTTTGTCTGGCCGGTACGACCGTTGCCGTACTGAACCTGCTGGTCTGGTGGCGAGGATTTCACCGACAAGAAGCTGCTATTTAAGCGCCCGGCAAGCGTTTGCGCTCGTTTGGGCTCCTGAGGGTGTTAAGGAGCCCCCCAGTCTGTTAAGGTGATAGGGATTATTAACCCTGATAATTTTAACATTGGTGATAACGCGCAAAATTCTATGGAAAGGCCCGCTTCTCTGCCCAATACCCCTCCGGCAACCTGCGCGGAAGGATTCAAAGACAGCTTACCCATCGTCATCAGCTATATTCCTGTTGCCTTTGCATTTGGTCTCAATGCCACCCGTCTCGGGTTTAGCCCGGTTGAGAGCGTGTTTTTCTCCTGCATTATTTATGCAGGCGCCAGCCAGTTCGTTATCACAACCATGCTCGCCGCAGGCAGCACATTATGGGTTGCCGCCCTGACCGTCATGGCGATGGATGTACGCCATGTTTTATACGGTCCTTCCCTGCGCAGTCGTATCGCCCAGAAGCTCAGTAAACCGAAAACCGCCCTGTGGGCATTTGGTCTCACCGACGAAGTCTTTGCCGCTGCCACCGCGAAGCTGGTGCGGGATAACCGTCGCTGGAGCGAGAACTGGATGATCGGCATCGCGTTTTGCTCCTGGGCCTCCTGGGTGCTGGGAACCGTGCTCGGCGCCTTTTCCGGCAGCGGTTTATTGAAAGGATTCCCGGCGGTCGAAGCGGCGCTCGGTTTTATGCTCCCCGCGCTGTTTATGAGTTTTCTGCTGGCGTCATTCCAGCGTAAACAGTCCCTGTGCGTGACTGCCGCATTAGCGGGCGCGCTGGCGGGCGTGACGCTGTTTTCCATCCCCGCCGCGATTCTTGCGGGGATTGTGTGTGGTTGTCTGACCGCGCTGATTCAGGCTTTCTGGCAAGGAGTTCCCGATGCGCTATGAGGTGCTGCTGCTGGGATTGCTGGTCGGCTGTGTAAATTATGGGTTTCGCTATTTACCGTTGCGTCTGAAGATGGGCAATACCCGTCCGGGCAAGCGTGGCGCAACCGGCGTTTTACTCGACACCATCGGTATTGCATCAATTTGCGCCCTGCTGGTTGTGTCAACGGCCCCTGAGATAATGCATGATGCCAGTCGCTTCGTGCCGACGCTCGTGGGTTTTGCTGTACTGGGTGCAAGTTTTTATAAAACGCGCAGTATCATTATTCCTACGCTATTAAGTGCTCTGGCCTATGGATTAGCGTGGAAAATGTTGGCGGTTTTATAGGATGGAAGAATCATTTTAATTTAATAATACATTTACTTTATTTGTCACTGTCGTTACTATATCGGCTGAAATTAATGAGGTCATGCCCAAATGGATAGTTCGTTTACGCCCATTGAACAAATGCTAAAATTTCGCGCCAGCCGCCACGAGGATTTTCCGTATCAGGAAATTCTGCTGACTCGTCTTTGCATGCATATGCAAGGAAAGCTGCTGGATAACCGCAATAAAATGCTGAAAGCTCAAGGGATTAACGAGACGTTGTTTATGGCGTTGATTACGCTGGAGTCTCAGGAAAACCACAGCATTCAGCCTTCTGAACTGAGCTGCGCCCTGGGATCATCCCGTACTAACGCGACACGTATCGCTGATGAGCTGGAAAAGCGCGGTTGGATCGAGCGCCGTGAAAGCGACAACGATCGTCGTTGCCTGCATCTGCAGTTAACCGATAAAGGCCATGCTTTCTTGCGCGAAGTATTACCGCCGCAGCATAACTGCCTGCATCAACTGTGGTCCTCTCTTAGCACTGCAGAAAAAGAACAGCTTGAGCACATCACCCGTAAGCTTCTGACGCGTCTCGATCAGATGGACCAGGATGGTGCCATTCTTGAGGCGCTGAGCTAACGCGTCGACTCGCTCTATCATCCAGATTAAGAAAGAAAACTGACTGGCCAGCACCTGAACGTGCTGGCCTTTCTGATAAACAGCTCGGCCCAGCCGACGAAAAAATAAGATCGTGGAGAACAACATGAGCGCAAATGCGGAGACTCAAACCCCGCAGCAACCGGTTAAGAAGAAAAGCAAACGTAAAAGTACGCTGCTCCTCCTGACCTTGCTCTTTATCATTATTGCCGTGGCATATGGGATTTATTGGTTTTTGGTACTGCGTCATGTCGAAGAGACTGATGATGCGTACGTGGCAGGGAACCAGGTTCAAATCATGGCACAGGTATCCGGCAGCGTGACGAAAGTCTGGGCGGATAACACTGATTTTGTTAAACAGGGTGACGTTCTCGTCACGCTCGATCAGACGGATGCCAGACAGGCATTTGAAAAAGCGAAGACCGCGCTGGCCTCCAGCGTCCGTCAGACGCATCAGTTAATGATCAACAGCAAACAGTTGCAGGCGAACATTGCGGTGCAGAAAACCGCCCTCGCCCAGGCGCAAAGCGATTTTAACCGTCGCGTACCGCTCGGTAACGCCAATCTGATTGGTCGCGAAGAGTTGCAACACGCGCGGGATGCCGTGGCCAGCGCTCAGGCGCAGCTTGATGTTGCCATTCAGCAATACAATGCAAATCAGGCGATGATCCTGGACAGCAAGCTGGAAGATCAGCCCGCCGTCCAACAGGCTGCCACCGAAGTGCGTAACGCCTGGCTGGCGCTGGAACGTACCAAAATCGTCAGCCCGATGACCGGCTACGTGTCGCGCCGCGCCGTACAGCCTGGCGCGCAGATCAGCCCCACAACGCCGCTGATGGCCGTAGTTCCGGCGACCAACCTGTGGGTCGACGCCAACTTCAAAGAAACGCAGCTTGCCCATATGCGCATCGGTCAACCGGCAACGGTGATCAGTGATATCTACGGCGATGACGTTAAGTACACCGGTAAAGTGGTCGGTCTTGATATGGGTACCGGCAGCGCCTTCTCGCTGCTGCCGGCACAGAATGCGACCGGTAACTGGATCAAAGTGGTTCAGCGTCTGCCCGTACGTATCGAACTGGACGCACAGCAGCTGGCGCAACATCCGTTGCGCATTGGTTTATCGACGCTGGTCACCGTCGATACCGCGAACCGCGACGGTCAGGTTCTGGCCAGTCAGGTTCGCACCACGCCGGTGTCTGAGAGTAACGCCCGTGAAATCAGCCTTGCCCCGGTCAATAAACTGATCGAAGAGATTGTGCAGGCCAACGCAGGCTAATTTGAGGTGCGTGTGATGCAACAGCAAAAACCGCTGGAGGGCGCGCAGCTCGTCATTATGACGATTGCGCTGTCGCTGGCGACATTCATGCAGGTGCTGGACTCCACCATTGCTAACGTGGCGATCCCCACAATCGCAGGGAACCTGGGCTCATCGCTGAGTCAGGGGACGTGGGTGATCACCTCTTTCGGGGTGGCGAACGCCATCTCGATCCCCATCACCGGCTGGCTGGCGAAGCGCGTCGGGGAAGTAAAGCTGTTCATGTGGTCAACGGTGGCGTTTGCCATTGCCTCATGGGCGTGCGGTGTCTCCAGCAGCCTGAATATGCTGATCTTCTTCCGCGTCGTTCAGGGCGTGGTTGCCGGACCGCTGATCCCACTTTCGCAAAGTCTGCTGCTGAATAACTATCCTGCCGCGAAGCGTTCTATCGCGCTGGCGCTGTGGTCGATGACGGTGATTGTCGCGCCGATTTGCGGCCCGATTCTGGGCGGCTATATCAGCGATAACTACCACTGGGGCTGGATCTTCTTTATCAACGTGCCGATCGGTATTGCAGTCGTTCTGATGACGCTGCAAACCCTGCGCGGACGCGAAACACGCACGGAGCAACGGCGGATTGACGCCATCGGGCTGGCGCTACTGGTGGTTGGTATCGGTAGTTTGCAGATTATGCTCGACCGGGGGAAAGAGCTGGACTGGTTCGCCTCGCAGGAAATCGTCATTCTGACCGTAGTGGCGGTGGTCGCCATTAGCTTCCTGATTGTCTGGGAGCTTACCGACGATAACCCCATTGTCGATCTCTCGCTGTTTAAATCGCGAAACTTTACCATCGGCTGTTTGTGTATCAGTCTGGCCTATATGCTGTACTTCGGGGCGATTGTTCTGTTGCCGCAGCTCTTGCAGGAGGTCTACGGCTATACCGCGACGTGGGCGGGGCTGGCATCCGCGCCGGTCGGCATCATTCCGGTGATTCTGTCGCCGATTATCGGCCGCTTTGCCCATAAGCTGGATATGCGCAGGCTGGTGACGTTCAGCTTTATTATGTACGCCGTCTGCTTCTACTGGCGTGCGTGGACGTTTGAACCGGGAATGGACTTCGGCGCCTCAGCCTGGCCGCAGTTTATTCAGGGCTTCGCGGTGGCGTGCTTCTTTATGCCGCTGACAACCATCACGCTGTCTGGCTTACCGCCAGAGCGGCTGGCGGCGGCATCGAGTTTGTCTAACTTTACGCGAACGCTGGCGGGGTCGATCGGGACATCGATCACCACCACCATGTGGACCAACCGGGAATCGATGCACCATGCGCAGTTAACCGAGTCGGTGAATCCGTATAACCCGAACGCGCAGGCGATGTACGATCAGCTACAGGGACTGGGTATGACGCAACAACAGGCGTCTGGCTGGATAGCTCAGCAGATCACTAATCAGGGGCTGATTATTTCCGCCAACGAGATCTTCTGGATGTCAGCGGGGATCTTCCTGGTGTTACTCGGCCTGGTCTGGTTCGCCAAACCCCCGTTTGGTGCGGGTGGCGGCGGCGGTGGCGCGCACTAGGTGACAGCGATAAAAAAGCCCGTTCAGTCGAACGGGCTTTTTTTTGCCGGTAATCACACAGACAACTAGATGTGCAGTTCCTGCAACTTCTCTTTCGGCAGCGCCAGCTCTTCATTGCTGTTGACGCGAACGTCGTGCTCCAGAATATGACGTGCGATATCCTGCGCTTCGCTCAGGGAATGCATCTGATACGTGCCGCACTGGTAAACGTTCAGTTCCGGGATCTGATTCTGATCCTGAACTTTCAGCACGTCGGCCATCGCTGCTTTCCAGGCATCTGCCACACGCTGCTCATCCGGCGTACCAATCAGGCTCATATAGAAACCGGTACGGCAGCCCATCGGGGAGATATCAATAATCTCGACGCCGTTACCGTTGAGGTGATTACGCATAAAGCCTGCGAACAGATGCTCCAGCGTGTGAATCCCTTTCTCCGGCATCACCTCTTTGTTTGGAATGCAGAAACGCAGATCAAACACGGTAATGGCGTCACCGTGTGGCGTGTTCATCGTTTTCGCCACACGGACTGCAGGTGCTTCCATCCGGGTATGATCGACAGTGAAGCTATCTAACAACGGCATTTAGCCACCTCCGATAATTTTTTTAAAATAAACTGAACTCTTTGTTTCGACGCGAGTCTGAGTATATGAAAGACGCGCATTTGTTATCATCATCCCTGTTTTCAGAGATGAAATTTTGGCCACTCCCGAGTGGCCTTTTTCTTTTCTGTCAGGCCTGTTGCTTTGCCAGCCAGCGGTCAAACGGTTCCGTATCTGCCGCCTCAACCTCGCGCTGACGACGTTTTGAGGCGTCACGTTCAGCCACAAAGTCTTCTTCCTGCAAAATTTCCAGCGGCTCTTCACGCAGCAGATTGCGGTAAGCTTCGCCCAGCGCCTTGCCCGTTCCGCCAATACCCGTATCAATCATAGACCGCAGAATACGTGCAGAGAACGTCAATTCCGGGTTATCAAAGCAAGCAACCAGTTCGTCACAGACTTTCTGATAATCCTCTCCGCCGTGGATGCTGTCCAGCGTTTGTGCCACACGCTTCAGATCGCGGAACAGATCTTTACCCACTTCGGGCAGCGGGAACTGTGCAGTTTCACAGCCGATACCTAACGTCAGGCCCGGCTTACGCCCTTCCAGAATCACCCGATTCCAGTTGGTACGCGTACACAGCAGCTCACTGCTGCTCATCTCCGGCGCATCGGCCAGCACACACCAGACCATGAACAGGTCAAGGAAACGCACCTGTTGCTCGTCCACGCCAATGGGCGAGAACGGGTTGATATCCAGCGAGCGGACTTCGATGTATTCAATACCGCCACGCAGAAGCGCATCTGAAGGCGACTCACCGCTACGCGTAACGCGTTTCGGACGAATCGGCGCATACAGCTCATTTTCAATCTGCAGCACGTTGCTGTTGATTTGCAGACGCTTACCGTCTTTTTCCAGCCCTACCGCCGCATACTCTTCAGAAGGCGTTTTAATCGCCCGCTTCAATCCTGCCACATACTCGTAGAGATCGTTAAACGTAATTCCGAGATTGCTTTGCGACTTATTGGTATAACCCAGATCGCTCAGTCGCAGCGAGGTCGCGTACGGCAGGTAGTACATTCCGCAGTCGGTTTTCTCAAACGGCAGCGTGGTCGGTTTGCCCTGCAGGAAGGAAGCGCAAATCGCCGGGGATGCGCCAAACAGATAGGGGATGACCCAGCCAAAGCGGTAATAGTTACGGATCAGGCGGAAATAGCCGGCAGAGATTTTCTCTTTTGCCTCTTCGCCTTCCACTACGCCGCATTTCGCCTGCCAGAATGCCATCGGCAGCGAGAAGTTGTAATGCACACCGGAGATAGTTTGCATCAACGCACCGTAACGGTTTTTCAACCCTTCACGGTACAGCGTTTTCATACGACCAATATTTGAAGTGCCATATTGCGCCAGTTCAATGTCCTGACCTTCGGCAATGTAGCAAGGCATGCTCAGTGGCCACATGCGCTCATCACCCATATTTCTGGCGGTATAACGATGCAGGTCACGCATGAAGGTCAGCATATGCTGGATGTCACCGTCTACTGGCGTGATAAACTCCAGCAGCGCTTCCGCGAAATCCGTGGTAATCCATTTATGCGTCAGCGCTGAGCCTAACGCTTCAGGATGCCCCGTTGTCGCCAACGTGCCATCCGCATTCACGCGCAATGTTTCGCGCTCCAGCCCGCGCTGAATCCCCTGTAATGCCTGAGGATGCTTTTCCAGCCAGGCCAGAGCCTGTGATACGTCCGGGATCAAATTGACCTCCCGCCTGTCAAAATCGTATTAATTAGCATAATTGTAGTGGTTACCCTAAAGGCTAATCCCCAGGCACAATTAGTGCCACCAGGTAATGCCCTGAACGGTAGCAGCCGCGACGACAATATAGCGCAGCGCTTTGCCAAGGCATAAAAAAAAGA comes from the Citrobacter amalonaticus genome and includes:
- the emrA gene encoding multidrug efflux MFS transporter periplasmic adaptor subunit EmrA, with product MSANAETQTPQQPVKKKSKRKSTLLLLTLLFIIIAVAYGIYWFLVLRHVEETDDAYVAGNQVQIMAQVSGSVTKVWADNTDFVKQGDVLVTLDQTDARQAFEKAKTALASSVRQTHQLMINSKQLQANIAVQKTALAQAQSDFNRRVPLGNANLIGREELQHARDAVASAQAQLDVAIQQYNANQAMILDSKLEDQPAVQQAATEVRNAWLALERTKIVSPMTGYVSRRAVQPGAQISPTTPLMAVVPATNLWVDANFKETQLAHMRIGQPATVISDIYGDDVKYTGKVVGLDMGTGSAFSLLPAQNATGNWIKVVQRLPVRIELDAQQLAQHPLRIGLSTLVTVDTANRDGQVLASQVRTTPVSESNAREISLAPVNKLIEEIVQANAG
- a CDS encoding AzlC family ABC transporter permease, translated to MERPASLPNTPPATCAEGFKDSLPIVISYIPVAFAFGLNATRLGFSPVESVFFSCIIYAGASQFVITTMLAAGSTLWVAALTVMAMDVRHVLYGPSLRSRIAQKLSKPKTALWAFGLTDEVFAAATAKLVRDNRRWSENWMIGIAFCSWASWVLGTVLGAFSGSGLLKGFPAVEAALGFMLPALFMSFLLASFQRKQSLCVTAALAGALAGVTLFSIPAAILAGIVCGCLTALIQAFWQGVPDAL
- the ygaH gene encoding L-valine transporter subunit YgaH, whose translation is MRYEVLLLGLLVGCVNYGFRYLPLRLKMGNTRPGKRGATGVLLDTIGIASICALLVVSTAPEIMHDASRFVPTLVGFAVLGASFYKTRSIIIPTLLSALAYGLAWKMLAVL
- the luxS gene encoding S-ribosylhomocysteine lyase, with the translated sequence MPLLDSFTVDHTRMEAPAVRVAKTMNTPHGDAITVFDLRFCIPNKEVMPEKGIHTLEHLFAGFMRNHLNGNGVEIIDISPMGCRTGFYMSLIGTPDEQRVADAWKAAMADVLKVQDQNQIPELNVYQCGTYQMHSLSEAQDIARHILEHDVRVNSNEELALPKEKLQELHI
- the gshA gene encoding glutamate--cysteine ligase encodes the protein MIPDVSQALAWLEKHPQALQGIQRGLERETLRVNADGTLATTGHPEALGSALTHKWITTDFAEALLEFITPVDGDIQHMLTFMRDLHRYTARNMGDERMWPLSMPCYIAEGQDIELAQYGTSNIGRMKTLYREGLKNRYGALMQTISGVHYNFSLPMAFWQAKCGVVEGEEAKEKISAGYFRLIRNYYRFGWVIPYLFGASPAICASFLQGKPTTLPFEKTDCGMYYLPYATSLRLSDLGYTNKSQSNLGITFNDLYEYVAGLKRAIKTPSEEYAAVGLEKDGKRLQINSNVLQIENELYAPIRPKRVTRSGESPSDALLRGGIEYIEVRSLDINPFSPIGVDEQQVRFLDLFMVWCVLADAPEMSSSELLCTRTNWNRVILEGRKPGLTLGIGCETAQFPLPEVGKDLFRDLKRVAQTLDSIHGGEDYQKVCDELVACFDNPELTFSARILRSMIDTGIGGTGKALGEAYRNLLREEPLEILQEEDFVAERDASKRRQREVEAADTEPFDRWLAKQQA
- the emrB gene encoding multidrug efflux MFS transporter permease subunit EmrB, coding for MQQQKPLEGAQLVIMTIALSLATFMQVLDSTIANVAIPTIAGNLGSSLSQGTWVITSFGVANAISIPITGWLAKRVGEVKLFMWSTVAFAIASWACGVSSSLNMLIFFRVVQGVVAGPLIPLSQSLLLNNYPAAKRSIALALWSMTVIVAPICGPILGGYISDNYHWGWIFFINVPIGIAVVLMTLQTLRGRETRTEQRRIDAIGLALLVVGIGSLQIMLDRGKELDWFASQEIVILTVVAVVAISFLIVWELTDDNPIVDLSLFKSRNFTIGCLCISLAYMLYFGAIVLLPQLLQEVYGYTATWAGLASAPVGIIPVILSPIIGRFAHKLDMRRLVTFSFIMYAVCFYWRAWTFEPGMDFGASAWPQFIQGFAVACFFMPLTTITLSGLPPERLAAASSLSNFTRTLAGSIGTSITTTMWTNRESMHHAQLTESVNPYNPNAQAMYDQLQGLGMTQQQASGWIAQQITNQGLIISANEIFWMSAGIFLVLLGLVWFAKPPFGAGGGGGGAH
- the mprA gene encoding transcriptional repressor MprA is translated as MDSSFTPIEQMLKFRASRHEDFPYQEILLTRLCMHMQGKLLDNRNKMLKAQGINETLFMALITLESQENHSIQPSELSCALGSSRTNATRIADELEKRGWIERRESDNDRRCLHLQLTDKGHAFLREVLPPQHNCLHQLWSSLSTAEKEQLEHITRKLLTRLDQMDQDGAILEALS